The Polyangium mundeleinium genome contains the following window.
CGCTGCATTTCCTGGACGAACGCCCCGAGCTTGTCGGACCAGACGTCGTGCAGGCGCTCGATTTTCTCCTCGGGCTCGCCGCGCGCTTCGAGCGCTTCGAGCGCGTCGAGCAGCGTCTTTCGGTGCGCGCCGAGCCCCGAGAGCGCCCACGAGGAGCCCTCCGGGCGGTCGAGAGTGCGGCGCACGTCGTCGAGGAAAGACACGCCGGAAGGTGATGCCGGGGGCCCGGGTTTGTCAAGTCCGATGCAGGGTTTGTCCCCGGTCGGCGTTTGTCCCCGGCGCGAACGTTATCGCGAGAGCAGCACGACCGCCCCGAGCACGGCGGCGCATACCGTCTCGGCGCGGAGCGTGAGCGGGCCGAGCGAGACGCGCGCGAGGCCGGCCGAGGTGCAGGCCTCGATCTCGGCCGGTGACAAACCTCCCTCGGGGCCCACGACGAACGCGAGCTCGACCTCCGGGCCGAGGCGGCGGAGCGCCGGGCCGAGCGGCGCGTCGGCCACGGGATCCAGGCAGAAGCCGTTCACGCCCTCGCCCGACGCGAAGAGCTGCACGGCCTCGACGAGCTCCATCGGCGACGAGATCGCAGGCGCATCGCCGCGTCCGCATTGCCGCGCAGCCTCGACCGCGATGCGGCGCCACCGCGCAGCGCGGCCGTCCGCAGGGCGGCCCACGGATCGCTCGGCGTTGATCGGGACCACGCGGCTCGCGCCGAGCTCGGTCGCGTCGCGCACGATGGCGTCGAACTTGTCGCTCTTGCACGTGGCCTGGAGGAGCGTCACGCGGCGCGCCGGGAGGAACGTGGCCGCGCGCGGCGCTTCGACGATGACG
Protein-coding sequences here:
- a CDS encoding RsmE family RNA methyltransferase, which encodes MRGPLRVPVARVEAGPSILDEDASRYVARVHRKRLGDRVVLFDPDRAIEADAEITAIDRASVAVIVEAPRAATFLPARRVTLLQATCKSDKFDAIVRDATELGASRVVPINAERSVGRPADGRAARWRRIAVEAARQCGRGDAPAISSPMELVEAVQLFASGEGVNGFCLDPVADAPLGPALRRLGPEVELAFVVGPEGGLSPAEIEACTSAGLARVSLGPLTLRAETVCAAVLGAVVLLSR